In the genome of Carnobacterium pleistocenium FTR1, one region contains:
- a CDS encoding type 1 glutamine amidotransferase: MVELTICHLYGDLLNTYGDNGNLLMLKHRAKKRGIQFNIDIVSLNDDFDAAKYDLVFFGGGQDFEQRVVSRDIQFKKEAIIDYIENDGVTVGICGGFQLLGHYYVDAAGNRINGIGALNHYTLNQDNSRFIGDIVIKNDEFGETYKGFENHNGRTFLGEGVKPLGVVEMGYGNNGEDKTEGAHYKQTYCSYFHGPLLVRNTTLTDRILKEAVKKRFPKEAEELFG, translated from the coding sequence ATCTTTATGGTGATCTATTAAATACTTACGGAGATAATGGCAACTTATTGATGTTAAAACATCGTGCTAAAAAAAGAGGCATTCAATTTAATATTGACATCGTCAGTTTGAATGACGATTTTGATGCTGCTAAATATGATTTAGTTTTCTTCGGCGGCGGACAAGATTTTGAACAACGAGTTGTTTCAAGAGATATCCAATTTAAAAAAGAGGCTATTATTGATTATATTGAAAATGATGGTGTGACAGTCGGTATTTGTGGCGGATTCCAATTACTGGGTCACTACTATGTTGATGCTGCTGGAAATCGCATCAATGGAATCGGTGCTCTAAACCACTACACGTTAAATCAAGACAACAGTCGTTTTATTGGTGATATTGTCATTAAAAATGATGAATTTGGCGAAACGTATAAAGGTTTTGAAAATCATAATGGACGTACTTTTCTTGGAGAAGGGGTAAAACCTTTAGGCGTCGTTGAAATGGGTTACGGCAATAATGGCGAAGATAAAACAGAAGGCGCTCATTACAAACAAACGTATTGTTCATACTTCCATGGACCACTGTTGGTTCGTAACACTACATTGACGGATCGCATCCTAAAAGAAGCAGTAAAAAAACGATTCCCTAAAGAAGCCGAAGAATTATTCGGTTAA